Proteins found in one Zea mays cultivar B73 chromosome 1, Zm-B73-REFERENCE-NAM-5.0, whole genome shotgun sequence genomic segment:
- the LOC103637768 gene encoding uncharacterized protein: MAPARAAPARTRPPASAPVAARCPTGPLADPINRFEAPLCDPRCHQRRPPPRSRADRLACQSGVHRRGVHAHGRALQTVRRALQTGRPARRRDHAHRRDSVQIALSCRTQRPGLWRLWSHRQTRLRTVRTTPPSVSLECIHLSVHPGRVQCIGCCQPLDAWLVNGDLIPTLLQQLHSLANSAGKTIEKRKLVIDVKYFFFYVHSEPRDIYGETSCLATGDFMLSLDFATNTFYQKNGGNNKGCWKMKYIIIANKLAFPEALGFGPSQVAKCMEESCRGTDDQLLDSPSSVLLHLYARYR, encoded by the exons ATGGCCCCGGCGAGGGCGGCCCCTGCGCGGACGCGGCCCCCGGCCTCAGCCCCGGTGGCGGCGCGCTGCCCCACCGGCCCCCTCGCAGATCCCATCAACCGCTTTGAAGCTCCGCTCTGTGACCCGCGCTGTCATCAACGTCGTCCTCCCCCCAGATCTCGTGCAGACCGTCTCGCCTGCCAATCCGGCGTCCACCGCCGAGGAGTACACGCACATGGTCGCGCTCTCCAGACGGTTCGTCGCGCTCTCCAGACCGGTCGTCCCGCTCGCCGTCGGGACCACGCCCACCGCCGGGACAGCGTGCAGATCGCTCTCTCCTGCCGCACCCAGCGCCCTGGACTCTGGAGGCTATGGAGCCACAGGCAGACCAGACTACGGACCGTACGTACTACGCCGCCGTCTGTATCCCTTGAATGCATCCACCTGTCGGTCCATCCTGGCCGGGTACAGTGCATCGGTTGCTGTCAGCCGCTAGATGCGTGGCTGGTGAATGGCGATCTGATTCCGACGCTGCTGCAGCAGCTTCATTCCCTAGCGAACTCTGCAG GTAAAACCATCGAGAAGAGGAAGCTGGTCATTGATGTCAAGTATTTCTTCTTCTATGTGCACTCGGAACCCCGCGACATCTACGGAGAGACTTCATGCCTAGCAACCGGAGACTTCATGCTGTCCCTCGACTTTGCCACGAATACCTTTTATCAGAAAAATGGGGGGAACAATAAAGGATGTTGGAAAATGAAATATATTATTATAGCTAATAAATTGGCTTTCCCGGAGGCACTAGGATTTGGACCCAGCCAAGTGGCCAAGTGTATGGAAGAATCATGTCGTGGCACAGACGACCAGTTGCTTGACTCTCCCTCTTCTGTCTTATTACATTTGTACGCAAGATATAGATAG